In one Sporomusa sphaeroides DSM 2875 genomic region, the following are encoded:
- a CDS encoding sigma 54-interacting transcriptional regulator, producing MQIDKTELYTIILDNLPEGVNVVNAEGYLVYANKTSAKYACASSPAEMIGKHITQYYSRAALLEVISTQKSMRDVKITHANGRTFITNAFPVYFHETFFGGVATFRDITEIEELSNRLESLEIELILSQVSDIFDVFIGKSYSLRGVIDKAQRSIAAIGGPRHSIILGETGTGKTMLAKAMYYFAKKIKVIKPDAPFIEVNCAQFINSDIAAMEVFGTEKGAYTGSIDKPGLVELADKGVLFLDEAHTLVQHQTMLLKLIESGMSRRVGGRTERELDLIIIAASSKDLKKEFLPELYQRLAQYQIDIPPLRDRSNEERESLLNLFVSQYMLRAKERNSIELQVSFTGQAKEIILGAKYERNIRQFRDVVFASIDAAAPLVGSLPEDDKEVIRVLVQAIHIPMTMVESNLWQQQSTKVDRDIDDIIDAKIISLHKTGLGPRKIAAELQKQGYHIEYYRVAYKLTKLKKESVSSN from the coding sequence ATGCAGATTGACAAGACAGAACTATACACAATCATTTTGGACAACCTGCCCGAAGGCGTCAATGTCGTCAATGCTGAAGGGTATCTCGTTTATGCAAACAAAACATCTGCAAAATATGCCTGTGCCAGCAGTCCGGCCGAGATGATTGGCAAACATATTACCCAGTATTATTCCCGGGCTGCCTTATTAGAAGTTATTAGTACGCAAAAATCTATGCGCGATGTTAAAATTACTCATGCCAATGGCCGCACCTTTATTACTAACGCTTTTCCCGTATATTTCCATGAAACCTTTTTTGGCGGGGTAGCCACTTTTCGTGATATAACCGAGATTGAGGAGCTGTCAAACCGGCTGGAGAGCCTGGAAATTGAACTGATACTCAGTCAGGTGAGCGATATATTTGACGTTTTTATTGGCAAGTCCTACAGCCTGAGAGGGGTTATTGACAAGGCGCAGCGGAGTATTGCCGCTATCGGCGGGCCAAGGCATTCCATAATCCTTGGTGAAACAGGCACAGGCAAAACCATGCTGGCCAAGGCCATGTATTATTTTGCCAAGAAGATTAAGGTAATCAAGCCGGATGCCCCTTTTATTGAAGTGAATTGTGCGCAATTTATTAATTCGGACATTGCTGCCATGGAAGTGTTCGGAACAGAGAAAGGGGCTTATACCGGCTCCATAGATAAACCCGGCTTAGTAGAATTGGCTGACAAAGGGGTTTTATTTTTAGATGAAGCCCACACTTTGGTTCAGCACCAAACGATGTTATTAAAACTGATCGAATCCGGGATGAGCAGGAGAGTGGGGGGAAGAACCGAACGCGAGTTGGATTTGATTATTATTGCAGCATCAAGTAAAGATTTAAAGAAAGAGTTTTTACCGGAATTATATCAACGCCTTGCTCAGTACCAAATTGACATACCGCCGCTGCGTGACCGCAGCAATGAAGAACGGGAATCCCTGCTGAATTTATTTGTAAGCCAGTATATGCTCCGGGCTAAAGAAAGAAACAGTATTGAATTGCAAGTCTCTTTTACCGGTCAGGCCAAAGAAATCATATTGGGTGCAAAATATGAGCGGAATATCCGGCAATTCCGCGATGTCGTGTTTGCGAGCATTGATGCAGCTGCTCCTTTGGTAGGCAGCTTACCGGAGGATGATAAAGAGGTAATCCGGGTACTGGTGCAGGCCATACACATCCCGATGACCATGGTAGAGTCGAATTTATGGCAGCAACAAAGCACAAAAGTGGACAGAGATATTGATGATATCATTGATGCCAAAATTATAAGCCTCCACAAAACAGGACTGGGACCGCGTAAAATTGCTGCAGAATTACAGAAACAAGGGTATCATATAGAATACTATCGTGTTGCCTACAAACTGACAAAGCTAAAAAAAGAATCAGTTAGTAGTAATTAA
- a CDS encoding MFS transporter: MATIQLSEERENQLMSKIRWKLVPYVMLLYIVAMLDRVNIGFAALQMNKDLGISASMFGMLAGIFFITYFFFEVPSNVIMHKVGARKWIARILISWGLVTVLLAWAQNVTHVAILRGLLGAAEAGFYPCIVLYFTFWFPTKHFAKTMSLFMCGMALANIIVGPISSWIMENVTWMGMAGWRWMFILEGLPAVILGFVTLFVMVDRPDQAKFLTAEEKAWLVAELEREHVAKQLKVKVASKWEVFKNGRVWHLAFCYLCYVLALYGLGMWMPQILKGLAQAMSLSGIGLISTIPYICAIIAMVYVAKRSDATQERRYHTALPMVLAFFGLIALTMTNNLAVSMLLLCISQMGIYAFVGTFWSLPNMYLSEATAAVGIAIINSVGNLGGFFGPYMVGFLKDATGSTNAGMYFLATFAILCTISVLAIPKKEAAAESLKTDKR; the protein is encoded by the coding sequence TTGGCTACTATACAGTTGAGCGAAGAACGTGAAAATCAGCTAATGAGTAAAATACGGTGGAAGCTTGTACCGTATGTCATGCTGCTGTACATTGTTGCTATGCTGGACCGGGTTAATATCGGTTTTGCCGCTTTGCAAATGAACAAGGACTTGGGGATCAGTGCAAGCATGTTCGGTATGCTGGCAGGTATTTTCTTTATTACGTATTTCTTTTTTGAAGTTCCCAGTAATGTTATTATGCATAAAGTGGGGGCCCGCAAATGGATTGCCAGAATTCTTATCAGCTGGGGGCTGGTAACTGTTCTGCTGGCATGGGCTCAAAATGTTACCCATGTTGCCATCCTGCGTGGCTTATTAGGGGCTGCTGAGGCGGGTTTTTATCCTTGTATTGTCCTCTATTTTACCTTTTGGTTTCCGACAAAGCATTTTGCCAAAACCATGTCGCTGTTTATGTGCGGTATGGCCCTGGCCAATATCATAGTTGGCCCAATCTCCTCCTGGATTATGGAGAATGTTACCTGGATGGGAATGGCCGGCTGGCGCTGGATGTTCATCCTGGAAGGCTTGCCTGCCGTTATCCTGGGGTTTGTCACCTTGTTTGTCATGGTGGACAGGCCAGACCAGGCCAAATTCCTGACTGCCGAAGAAAAAGCATGGCTGGTTGCGGAATTAGAGCGTGAGCATGTAGCCAAGCAATTAAAAGTCAAAGTCGCCAGTAAGTGGGAAGTATTCAAAAACGGCCGCGTGTGGCACCTGGCCTTCTGCTATCTCTGCTATGTGCTTGCCCTCTATGGTCTTGGCATGTGGATGCCGCAGATATTGAAAGGTTTGGCACAGGCCATGAGTCTGTCCGGTATCGGCCTAATCTCCACCATCCCGTATATATGTGCCATAATCGCCATGGTGTATGTTGCCAAACGGTCTGATGCCACCCAGGAACGCCGGTATCATACAGCCTTGCCGATGGTACTGGCCTTCTTCGGATTGATTGCGCTAACCATGACCAATAATCTGGCAGTCTCTATGCTGCTGTTGTGCATAAGCCAGATGGGCATCTACGCGTTTGTCGGCACCTTCTGGAGCTTGCCGAACATGTACCTGTCAGAAGCAACCGCCGCTGTCGGCATAGCTATTATTAACTCGGTGGGGAACTTGGGCGGTTTCTTCGGGCCCTATATGGTTGGCTTCCTGAAAGATGCCACAGGCTCGACCAATGCCGGCATGTATTTCTTAGCCACCTTCGCTATTCTCTGTACCATTTCGGTGCTGGCAATCCCCAAAAAGGAAGCTGCCGCTGAATCGTTAAAAACTGACAAGAGGTAA
- a CDS encoding glycosyltransferase family 2 protein: MKLISIVVPVFNEQENVQMFYQEICKYLDPLGYAYELIFIDDGSGDDTARILKLLAQQDTRVKAVFLARNFGHQVALTCGLDYAGGDAVITMDGDLQHPPELVPLLLQKWEEGFEVVQTIRVDTAGVSGFKKFTSGMFYRLMNAMSDVHIAAGGSDFRLLDRKVVQTFQRFKEQARFIRGIIGDMGYRQAQVKFVAPERFAGKSKFSPKKMLSFALDGITAYSKLPLRFAFYLGLLLGLLSFGLTLDVVYTRLFTAGAVPGWATITASILLLGGVQLVGLGIIGEYIGRIFEEVKQRPLYWVRAELISGQRRGHNNMKYHQHNDNCFPSVRLQR, from the coding sequence ATGAAGCTAATCTCAATAGTTGTACCTGTTTTTAATGAGCAGGAAAATGTGCAGATGTTTTATCAGGAAATATGTAAATATCTGGATCCTCTGGGCTATGCCTATGAACTGATTTTTATTGATGACGGCTCAGGGGACGATACCGCCAGGATACTTAAACTGCTGGCACAACAGGATACCAGGGTTAAGGCGGTTTTTCTGGCCCGCAATTTTGGGCATCAGGTGGCATTAACCTGCGGACTTGATTATGCCGGCGGTGATGCGGTGATCACTATGGACGGCGACCTGCAGCATCCGCCGGAGCTGGTGCCGCTGCTGCTGCAGAAATGGGAAGAGGGTTTCGAAGTGGTGCAAACCATTCGTGTAGATACGGCCGGTGTCTCCGGATTTAAGAAGTTTACCTCCGGCATGTTCTACCGGTTGATGAATGCCATGTCTGATGTTCATATTGCGGCAGGCGGTTCAGATTTCCGCCTGCTTGACAGAAAGGTAGTGCAAACCTTTCAACGTTTTAAAGAACAGGCCCGGTTTATCCGCGGCATTATCGGCGATATGGGTTACCGGCAGGCCCAGGTGAAGTTTGTGGCACCTGAACGATTTGCCGGTAAGTCCAAGTTTTCGCCCAAGAAGATGCTTTCTTTTGCCCTTGACGGTATTACGGCCTATTCAAAACTGCCTTTGCGTTTCGCTTTTTATCTTGGTCTGCTGCTGGGGCTGTTGAGTTTTGGTTTGACGCTGGATGTGGTGTATACGCGATTGTTTACGGCCGGTGCCGTGCCGGGCTGGGCCACGATAACTGCCAGCATATTGCTGCTGGGCGGCGTTCAACTGGTAGGACTCGGGATCATCGGTGAATATATCGGGCGCATTTTTGAGGAGGTTAAACAGCGGCCGTTGTACTGGGTACGTGCTGAGCTGATTTCCGGACAACGCCGCGGCCATAATAATATGAAATACCACCAGCACAATGATAACTGTTTCCCGTCGGTGAGGTTGCAGCGGTGA